Proteins found in one Fusarium oxysporum Fo47 chromosome V, complete sequence genomic segment:
- a CDS encoding Alpha/Beta hydrolase protein, with translation MVEETSNRFKMLFKQLLAFGALANGLATRQEKPIWLTLPPTPDLPAPITHRTTPINNVSLWMQEYNKKADAIPIVMDHGGLGYSAYFGSVISRLIKDGYYVIAVDRRGHGRSTFNKNDVFTYEGFAQDTNDLLKSHGISEYNVVGWSDGAITTLAALIDPVMSEPIKKAFIFGGSANPEQTNATFSSTDIFSEFVSRCRTEYGELQPHANFTLFGTKVATMEATLPQFTDEQLGSIDGPRVIIVGAEHEEAVNRDVPEKLHKAIKGSHIEILTGVSHFAPLQDPDQFTKAVEEWFEAPIP, from the coding sequence ATGGTCGAGGAAACCAGCAATCGATTCAAAATGTTGTTCAAACAATTGCTCGCTTTCGGAGCTCTCGCCAACGGTCTGGCTACCCGTCAGGAGAAGCCAATCTGGCTGACACTCCCACCCACGCCAGACCTGCCAGCACCTATCACCCACAGAACAACTCCTATCAACAATGTTTCTCTCTGGATGCAAGAGTACAACAAGAAAGCAGATGCTATCCCTATTGTTATGGATCATGGCGGTCTAGGTTACTCTGCATACTTTGGATCCGTCATCTCTCGTCTTATCAAAGATGGATACTATGTCATCGCTGTTGATCGTCGCGGCCACGGTCGTTCAACTTTCAACAAGAACGATGTCTTTACTTATGAAGGATTTGCTCAAGATACGAATGATCTGCTGAAGAGCCATGGTATTTCCGAGTACAACGTAGTTGGCTGGTCCGATGGTGCCATCACAACTCTCGCTGCACTCATCGACCCTGTCATGTCAGAGCCTATCAAGAAAGCCTTTATCTTTGGAGGATCAGCCAACCCCGAGCAGACCAACGCCACATTCTCAAGCACAGATATCTTCTCAGAGTTTGTCTCTCGCTGCCGTACTGAGTACGGTGAACTGCAGCCTCACGCCAACTTCACCCTCTTCGGCACCAAAGTTGCCACTATGGAGGCTACACTTCCCCAGTTCACGGATGAGCAGCTTGGATCTATCGATGGACCGAGGGTTATTATTGTTGGGGCTGAGCATGAGGAGGCTGTGAACAGGGATGTACCGGAGAAGTTGCACAAGGCTATCAAGGGTAGTCACATCGAGATTTTGACTGGAGTGAGTCACTTTGCGCCGCTTCAGGATCCTGATCAGTTCAcaaaggctgttgaggagtGGTTTGAAGCACCAATCCCTTGA
- a CDS encoding MCM2/3/5 family-domain-containing protein, which translates to MSSPLHPSSARPNRKRSRTGGSDGPSPAGFGSSPMPSSPPAEFNMAHGVEDDDDIEEEAQIQDDIDELDEMAEDDVDLFREGYEADYQERENDMYEGIGIDDEGDYDEMNLADRRRLEAQLNRRDQAVRREIPNIYLDGDEDDGDIDLTAQPRRRRHHYDEDPDDLMDTDIMAEELSLEALADVKASNLTEWVSQPSVQRTIRREFKAFLTSYTDSSGSSVYGNRIRTLGEINAESLEVSYEHLSESKAILAYFLANAPQEMIKLFDEVAMDVVLLHYPDYERIHAEIHVRIFDLPVHYTLRQLRQSHLNCLVRVSGVVTRRSGVFPQLKYVKFDCSKCGVTLGPFQQESNVEVKITFCQSCQSRGPFTLNSEKTVYRNYQKLTLQESPGTVPAGRLPRSREVILLWDLIDKAKPGEEIEVTGIYRNNYDAQLNNRNGFPVFATILEANNVVKSHDQLAGFRMTEEDEHTIRKLSRDPNIVDKIINSIAPSIYGHSDIKTAVALSLFGGVAKVTKGAHHLRGDINVLLLGDPGTAKSQVLKYAEKTAHRAVFATGQGASAVGLTASVRRDPLTSEWTLEGGALVLADRGTCLIDEFDKMNDQDRTSIHEAMEQQTISISKAGIVTTLQARCGVIAAANPIGGRYNSTAPFSANVELTEPILSRFDILCVVRDTVEPEEDERLARFIVGSHSRSHPLSQAEQDSMEVEHDTQAETQATNGGRKAEGEIPQELLRKYILYAREHCSPKLYHVDEDKIARLFADMRRESLATGAYPITVRHLEAIIRISEAFCRMRLSEYCSSQDIDRAIAVTVDSFVGSQKVSCKKALARAFAKYTLARPGTQKKAGGNSQARRQTAVVG; encoded by the exons ATGAG TTCCCCGCTACACCCTTCTTCAGCTCGTCCGAATAGAAAGCGATCGCGAACAGGAGGAAGCGATGGCCCTTCACCAGCAGGCTTCGGCTCAAGCCCTATGCCTTCTTCGCCCCCTGCCGAGTTCAACATGGcacatggtgttgaggatgacgatgacatCGAGGAAGAGGCCCAGATCCAAGACGATATCGACGAGCTCGACGAAATGGCAGAAGACGACGTTGATCTGTTCCGTGAAGGCTACGAGGCCGATTACCAAGAACGGGAGAATGACATGTACGAGGGCATTGGCATTGACGATGAGGGGGATTATGACGAGATGAACCTCGCCGACCGACGTCGGCTAGAAGCTCAGCTCAACCGAAGAGATCAGGCAGTCAGACGGGAAATCCCTAATATTTACCtcgatggagatgaagatgatggcgataTTGATCTCACAGCTCAGCCCCGACGTCGCCGTCACCATTACGACGAAGATCCCGACGACCTCATGGACACCGATATCATGGCCGAGGAACTCTCGCTGGAAGCACTTGCTGATGTCAAGGCTTCCAACCTCACCGAGTGGGTGTCGCAACCCTCAGTTCAGCGAACCATCAGACGCGAGTTCAAGGCTTTCCTCACATCCTACACCGATAGCTCTGGCTCATCCGTGTACGGCAACCGAATCCGAACACTCGGTGAGATCAACGCCGAGTCTCTTGAGGTCTCATACGAACACCTCTCTGAAAGCAAGGCCATTCTGGCTTACTTCTTGGCCAATGCGCCTCAAGAGATGATCAAGTTGTTCGACGAGGTTGCCATGGACGTTGTTCTGCTTCACTACCCCGATTACGAGCGCATTCATGCCGAGATTCACGTTCGTATCTTTGATCTGCCTGTGCACTACACACTACGACAACTCCGCCAGTCTCATCTCAACTGTCTTGTTCGAGTCAGCGGTGTCGTTACCCGACGATCGGGTGTCTTCCCTCAGCTCAAGTACGTCAAGTTTGACTGCAGCAAGTGCGGTGTGACTCTTGGACCTTTCCAGCAAGAGTCAAACGTCGAAGTCAAGATCACATTCTGTCAGAGCTGCCAGTCGCGAGGTCCCTTCACTCTCAACTCGGAGAAGACCGTCTACCGAAACTACCAGAAACTCACTCTCCAGGAATCTCCTGGAACAGTACCTGCCGGTCGATTGCCACGATCGCGCGAGGTTATCCTTCTCTGGGATCTCATTGACAAGGCGAAGCCCGGCGAGGAGATTGAAGTGACTGGAATCTACCGCAACAACTATGATGCTCAGCTCAACAACCGCAATGGCTTCCCTGTGTTTGCTACCATCCTTGAGGCAAACAACGTTGTCAAGTCTCATGACCAGCTGGCTGGTTTTCGAATgactgaggaggatgagcaCACAATCCGCAAGTTGTCTCGCGACCCCAACATCGtggacaagatcatcaactCAATAGCACCTAGTATCTATGGACATTCTGACATCAAGACCGCCGTGGCTCTGTCGCTTTTCGGCGGTGTTGCCAAAGTAACCAAGGGTGCTCATCACCTTCGAGGTGATATCAATGTGCTCCTCCTCGGTGATCCTGGTACTGCCAAGTCCCAGGTCCTCAAGTATGCCGAGAAGACAGCCCACCGAGCTGTGTTTGCTACAGGTCAAGGTGCCAGTGCTGTCGGTTTGACGGCCAGTGTCCGAAGAGATCCTCTCACCAGTGAATGGACGTTGGAAGGTGGCGCTCTGGTGTTGGCTGATCGTGGAACCTGCCTCATTGACGAGTTCGACAAGATGAACGACCAAGATCGAACATCTATCCACGAAGCTATGGAACAGCAGACCATCTCTATCTCCAAGGCCGGTATTGTCACCACCCTACAAGCTCGATGCGGTGTCATTGCTGCTGCCAATCCCATCGGTGGGCGATACAACTCCACCGCTCCTTTCTCTGCCAATGTCGAGTTGACAGAGCCTATCTTGTCCCGTTTTGATATCCTGTGTGTAGTACGAGACACAGTTGAACCCGAAGAGGATGAGCGTCTGGCCCGATTCATCGTCGGATCACATAGCCGAAGTCATCCTCTCAGCCAGGCTGAGCAGGACTCGATGGAGGTTGAACATGATACACAAGCTGAGACACAAGCCACGAATGGTGGTCGCAAGGCTGAGGGTGAGATCCCTCAAGAGCTACTAAGGAAGTATATCCTCTATGCTCGGGAGCACTGCTCACCGAAGCTCTATCACGTCGATGAGGACAAGATTGCACGACTCTTTGCCGACATGCGACGAGAATCTCTTGCCACTGGTGCCTACCCCATCACA GTGCGACAtcttgaagccatcatcCGCATCAGCGAAGCTTTCTGCCGCATGCGCCTCTCAGAATACTGCTCATCACAAGACATCGACCGCGCCATCGCCGTCACAGTGGACAGCTTCGTGGGCAGCCAGAAAGTTAGTTGCAAGAAGGCTCTCGCGAGGGCGTTCGCCAAGTACACGCTCGCACGACCTGGTACTCAGAAGAAGGCCGGCGGTAACAGCCAAGCGAGACGGCAgactgctgttgttggttaA
- a CDS encoding putative zinc finger in N-recognin-domain-containing protein, with the protein MSADAPSASAPAQDAPQQQSRERKDSFSGKSQTSETSQTAAEFIRSQEALEADAREALPYSIDTCTKILGPLRQAVFACLTCNPPPAKEGDDWTPAGVCYACSIQCHGEHTLVEIFQKRNFTCDCGTKRIPSTSPCTLRLNEATNTRGGVHSEEPDVNNKYNHNFRNRFCGCECDYDPFQQKGTMFQCLGLGTTETGGCGEDWYHPGCLVGMGPNWFEKMEKPKKAAKENADEGKLTTITEGNEEQQNSAEKSGETNGTAQPAAEEEEEDEDVPMPPGFPEEDAFEAFLCYKCVDAHPWIKRYAGTSGFLPAVFVNQADSETKAEAAPVKEEPATATEQAPTDEPAQDSRKRKAEDDAEESTEAKRVKSETLPEDAKPAETSSTDTLPCKLKNLPPAPQGQFSLFMKEDFREAFCRCSSCYPNLNPHPQLLEEEEVYEPPLSDGGSQAGGNGGGSHGSGSLLERGESALRNVDRVRAIEGVMAYNHLKERLKPFFQQFAESGQAIGAEDIKAYFAKLRGDEQGIQEAAAGAKDGEGGGSGDGDQRKEQSGY; encoded by the exons ATGTCTGCAGACGCTCCCTCGGCCTCTGCGCCCGCACAAGATGCGCCTCAACAACAATCTCGAGAACGCAAGGATAGCTTTTCTGGAAAATCGCAAACTTCGGAGACATCGCAAACAGCCGCTGA GTTTATTCGATCTCAggaagctcttgaagctGATGCCCGCGAGGCACTGCCTTAC AGCATTGATACATGCACCAAGATCCTCGGCCCTCTGCGACAAGCTGTCTTTGCTTGCTTGACTTGCAACCCACCACCGGCGAAAGAAGGCGACGACTGGACCCCCGCAGGTGTCTGCTATGCGTGTTCCATCCAATGTCACGGCGAACACACCCTTGTCGAGATCTTCCAGAAGCGCAACTTCACATGCGACTGCGGTACCAAGCGCATCCCATCAACGAGCCCATGTACTCTTCGATTGAACGAAGCCACTAACACTCGAGGTGGGGTTCACTCCGAGGAGCCCGATGTGAACAACAAGTACAATCACAACTTCCGCAATAGGTTCTGCGGTTGCGAGTGCGACTATGATCCGTTCCAACAGAAGGGTACAATGTTCCAGTGTCTTGGTCTCGGAACAACTGAAACGGGTGGATGCGGCGAAGACTGGTATCACCCAGGTTGTCTTGTTGGCATGGGACCTAACTGGTtcgagaagatggagaagccTAAGAAGGCAGCTAAAGAGAATGCTGACGAAGGCAAATTGACGACCATTACCGAGGGTAACGAAGAGCAGCAGAATTCTGCCGAGAAGTCTGGAGAGACGAACGGTACTGCCCAGCCTGccgctgaggaagaggaagaggatgaagacgtCCCCATGCCCCCAGGATTCCCAGAGGAAGATGCCTTCGAAGCCTTCCTGTGTTACAAGTGTGTCGATGCGCATCCCTGGATCAAGCGCTACGCTGGTACTTCAGGCTTTCTTCCGGCAGTCTTCGTCAACCAAGCCGACTCAGAAACAAAAGCTGAGGCAGCCCCTGTCAAAGAGGAACCTGCTACTGCTACTGAGCAAGCTCCTACAGACGAGCCCGCCCAAGACTCGCGAAAGCGCAAGGCCGAAGATGATGCCGAGGAGTCTACAGAAGCTAAGCGTGTAAAGAGTGAGACCCTTCCTGAAGATGCAAAGCCCGCAGAGACATCATCCACAGATACACTCCCATGCAAGCTGAAGAATCTCCCTCCTGCCCCTCAGGGCCAGTTCTCGCTCTTCATGAAGGAAGACTTCCGCGAAGCCTTCTGCCGCTGCTCATCCTGCTATCCTAACCTCAACCCCCACCCTCAGCTCctcgaagaggaagaagtctATGAACCACCTCTGTCCGACGGTGGCTCCCAGGCAGGTGGTAATGGTGGTGGTTCACATGGCAGTGGCAGTCTCCTCGAGCGTGGCGAGAGCGCACTTCGCAATGTCGACCGCGTGCGGGCCATTGAGGGTGTCATGGCGTACAATCACCTCAAGGAGCGACTCAAGCCATTCTTCCAGCAGTTCGCTGAGAGTGGACAAGCTATTGGCGCTGAAGATATCAAAGCATACTTTGCCAAGCTGAGAGGTGATGAGCAGGGTATTCAGGAGGCAGCTGCTGGAGCCAAGGATGGTGAGGGTGGCGGTAGCGGTGATGGAGATCAGCGAAAGGAGCAGAGTGGCTATTAA
- a CDS encoding acyl transferase/acyl hydrolase/lysophospholipase, which translates to MDSGGVRRKDTTKGPPLRVLSLDGGGVRGYSIFIIIQELMHRTFVEIEGRAPKRHEIPKPCDHFDLIVGTGTGGLIALMLGRLRLDLETCKELYVRLTRMVFQTDKTIAGIPYRSTLFKASKLEEAIKAAVQEHTVKEREGNDGSDSPLTNPLNAAMYSSAGAPRRNQSNASTVSFSARSPASQMAYRPAYNSRYGDPNARLYDHRETRTKTAVTAVYKGSPRGSPAALLRSYDSRKEPPPEFDCKIWQAGRATCAIGLAFKPITIGQSVFHDDGVGTFNPSPEALDEAVVNEWPGREVGVFVSVGTGRRPKGSDSNSQVWYEGFLGDFAEARRKLISKIEGCEKIHEYMMREHLGRRNVSIDAYYRLNVEVGVGEFGMNEWNRLGEISTGTRRYMSREAEQKMIQGISSKLAKIHRARIRHARAPEGIPELVKSTSTTWEMPMAFELAGDIPTTVPLPHSPASRSSFESGSDSLHIRNNNHNGSPRSSNERMHAETSVPHNVPNSPPLGPRGPSASAPALHPEDRLAVSSPTPAQYREGVSGQDLIAIVSPDEYPRPPPNMAAPPPTRIEPPPLPPKTPLPESQQHQGRRVPAAAPPYPLDDDEPPPVNMARKPDYRGR; encoded by the exons ATGGACTCCGGCGGAGTCAGGAGAAAGGATACTACCAAAGGCCCGCCTCTTCGAGTTCTATCACTCG ATGGAGGAGGTGTCCGCGGTTACTCCATATTCATTATCATCCAGGAGCTTATGCACCGAACTTTTGTCGAGATCGAAGGCCGCGCTCCCAAGCGACACGAAATTCCTAAGCCATGCGATCATTTCGACCTAATCGTCGGTACTGGTACAGGCGGGCTGATCgccttgatgttgggtcGGCTGCGTCTTGACCTCGAGACGTGTAAGGAGCTCTACGTTCGTCTAACGCGCATGGTTTTCCAGACCGACAAGACTATTGCGGGTATTCCTTATAGGTCAACCTTGTTCAAGGCCAGCAAGCTCGAGGAGGCTATCAAGGCAGCTGTGCAAGAACACACTGTGAAGGAGAGGGAAGGCAACGATGGCTCCGATTCTCCCCTCACCAATCCTCTCAACGCTGCGATGTACTCAAGCGCCGGTGCCCCTCGCCGAAACCAGAGCAATGCAAGCACCGTTAGCTTTAGCGCTCGCAGTCCCGCTTCGCAAATGGCGTATCGACCTGCGTATAACTCGAGATACGGTGATCCTAACGCGCGCCTATACGATCATCGAGAAACCCGCACCAAAAC CGCGGTAACAGCAGTTTACAAGGGTTCTCCTCGAGGTTCACCCGCCGCTCTTTTGCGATCCTACGATTCTCGAAAAGAACCTCCCCCCGAGTTCGACTGCAAGATTTGGCAGGCCGGTCGAGCCACTTGTGCGATCGGATTGGCCTTCAAGCCCATCACCATTGGTCAATCAGTTTTTCACGATGACGGTGTCGGCACTTTCAACCCTAGTCCAGAAGCCCTGGACGAAGCTGTGGTCAACGAGTGGCCCGGTCGCGAAGTGGGTGTCTTTGTTAGCGTCGGTACTGGCAGACGGCCCAAGGGCAGCGATTCGAATTCGCAGGTGTGGTATGAAGGCTTCTTGGGCGATTTTGCCGAGGCGCGTAGGAAGTTGATCTCCAAGATCGAGGGTTGCGAGAAGATTCACGAGTACATGATGCGCGAGCACCTTGGAAGGCGAAATGTCAGTATTGACGCCTACTACCGCCTCAACGTGgaagttggtgttggtgagtTTGGAATGAATGAGTGGAACCGACTGGGCGAAATCAGCACTGGTACTCGACGGTATATGTCAAGGGAGGCCGAGCAAAAGATGATTCAGGGTATCTCTTCAAAGCTTGCCAAAATTCACCGAGCCAGGATCCGTCACGCACGAGCTCCCGAAGGAATCCCAGAACTTGTCAAGTCAACTTCAACCACATGGGAGATGCCTATGGCATTTGAGCTTGCAGGAGATATTCCAACTACTGTTCCACTTCCTCACAGCCCCGCGAGCCGGTCTTCGTTCGAGTCGGGGTCAGATAGTTTGCATATCCGCAACAACAACCATAACGGTTCGCCACGAAGCTCCAACGAACGAATGCACGCAGAAACGTCTGTACCGCATAACGTTCCCAACTCTCCTCCCTTGGGACCTCGTGGCCCCAGCGCCAGCGCTCCGGCTCTACATCCAGAGGATCGTTTGGCAGTATCATCACCTACACCGGCGCAGTACCGCGAAGGTGTGTCGGGCCAAGACTTGATCGCTATTGTGAGCCCAGACGAGTATCCCAGGCCACCTCCCAACATGGCCGCGCCGCCACCGACACGGATTGAACCGCCGCCGCTGCCACCCAAGACGCCTCTCCCGGAGAGCCAGCAACATCAAGGTCGAAGAGTGCCTGCGGCCGCGCCTCCTTACCCGTTAGACGATGACGAGCCCCCGCCCGTGAACATGGCCCGAAAGCCGGACTACCGGGGAAGATAA